In Mus musculus strain C57BL/6J chromosome 1 unlocalized genomic contig, GRCm38.p6 C57BL/6J MMCHR1_RANDOM_CTG3, the following are encoded in one genomic region:
- the LOC100041903 gene encoding odorant receptor 131-2-like, translated as MNSSSEHCNISDWLRLEATVKASVYVVAFSITTSLTFVIIAIVSQSLQLRKEVRLVLLCHHLLCISSYCGLGVVFQGMRALLANSPLLLCWLVFGAQLSVGEGILLTLTLMALNTYLAICYPLNSPSFVDSAKYRILAGTWTTVILKNVGLFLIEGTSPTPASVFQSAPLCPVILNGMPARVIGMFSLAFLLSVILVSYCLIYREGKRAGHFNKSNIKAQRTVLVHLLQISLHVIPTLIIIGLGKQCGVFFFALNLALFGIFTFAQCFNPLVYGLHNRDLQSKLYPWLCCQKKLLP; from the coding sequence ATGAACTCGTCTTCTGAGCATTGCAACATATCTGACTGGCTGAGACTAGAGGCAACCGTGAAGGCCTCTGTGTACGTGGTGGCTTTCTCAATCACCACATCTCTCACCTTTGTCATTATCGCAATAGTGTCACAGAGTCTGCAGCTGAGGAAAGAGGTGCGGCTGGTCCTCCTCTGCCATCACCTGCTTTGTATCTCCTCCTACTGTGGCCTGGGGGTCGTCTTCCAAGGAATGCGGGCCTTACTGGCCAACAGCCCCCTCCTGCTGTGTTGGCTGGTATTTGGGGCGCAGCTAAGTGTGGGAGAAGGGATCCTCCTTactctgaccttgatggctctcaATACTTACCTCGCTATTTGTTATCCATTGAACTCTCCATCCTTTGTGGATTCTGCTAAGTACAGGATTCTAGCTGGGACTTGGACCACGGTTATACTCAAGAATGTTGGCTTATTCCTCATAGAGGGTACTAGCCCTACTCCGGCCTCTGTTTTCCAGTCTGCCCCGCTCTGTCCTGTGATTTTGAATGGTATGCCTGCCAGAGTCATTGGCATGTTTTCCCTTGCCTTTCTTTTATCCGTCATTCTTGTGAGTTACTGTCTGATATACCGAGAAGGGAAGCGGGCTGGCCATTTTAACAAGTCAAACATCAAGGCCCAGAGAACTGTCCTTGTTCATCTACTGCAAATAAGCTTACATGTGATACCTACCCTGATAATCATAGGTTTGGGAAAGCAGTGTGGGGTGTTTTTCTTTGCTCTAAATCTGGCCCTTTTTGGTATCTTTACTTTTGCACAGTGTTTCAACCCTTTGGTCTATGGGCTCCACAACAGAGATCTGCAGAGCAAACTGTACCCTTGGTTGTGCTGTCAGAAGAAGCTGCTGCCTTAA